The nucleotide sequence GTCAGCGTCAGCTGGCGCAGGTCGGCGGCGACCGCCGGCGTCGCGCTCTCTTCGATCGGCGGCGGACGGCGCGAGGCGTCGAACAGCGGGCGCTCCACGATCGCCGCGTAATGCTGCAAGGGCGCGAGCGCGGCGAGCTCGGCGGGCAACGCCACCGGTGCCGGGCCCGGCGCCCCGGCGACACCCGCTTCGGCCTGGGCGATGCCCGGCTCGGGAGAGATTTCGAGCGTGATCACCGCGAGCAGGCAGGCGCACAGCCCCGCGAGTCCGAGCCGCAGCGCGCCGACGCGTGCGAGCCGCGGGCTCATGCGGTCGGCCCCCGCGCGTAACCGGAGACGTCGAAGCTGATCGACAGCTCCTGCCCCGTCGTCCCGGGACCCGGCGCCCGCCGGGCCGCCGCCGGCTCGATCACGACGTTGTCGAGCACGAGGATCGGCCGGGACGACTCCAGCGCGTGCAGCACCTGCCGGAGGGATTCGATGCCGCCCCGCATGCGCACCTTGACCGTCACCTCGGCGAAGCCGTCGCCCGGCTGGCCGTTCGCCGCCTGCGTGCTGAGCAGCTCGCCCCGGGCGCGTTCCACCGCGCGCTTCACGATCCCCTGCACCTCGGCGGAGGCGAGCGCGGGCTTGCGCTCGGCCAGGGCGTAGCGCTTCGCGAGGTCGCGCCGCGTCAGCTGGTCGAGCGCCCGCTGGTTGGCCGCGCGCGTCGCGGCGAGCGCGCGGTACTGCCCGAGCCGGTGCGTGAGATCGGCGATCCGCTCGTCGTAGTGGCGGTACAGGCCGATCACGGGGGCGACGGCCGCGAGATAGCCGAGCGCCGCGGCGAGCGCGAGCAGCGCCAGCGCGGCGGCGCGGCTCTGCGCGGGTGTCAGGCGTTCGATCACGGTTGCCCCGACGGCACGGCGGTGGCGGACAGCACGAAGCGCTCCTGCTCGTTCCGGACGTCGCGCGTGACGCTCGCGTCGAAGCTCGCGTCCCGGAGCAACGCGGAGTGCTCGATCAGGGTGGCGAGACCGGAGGCATCGGCCGACTCGCCGCGCAGACGCACGCGTCCGTTGCTGAGCTCCAGACGGTTCAACCAGGTGCTGTCGGGCAGCAGGCGCGTGACCTCGTCGAGGACCTCGATCACGCTCGGCCGCGCGCGGCGCCTGCCGACGAGCGACTGCTCCTCCGCCACCCGCCGTTCCAGCTCCTTGCGCACCTCGCCCGCCGTCTGCGCCTCCTGCCGGGCCGCCGCCACTTCCCGCTCGAGCCTGGCCGCCGCGTTCAGCTTCTGCACGAACGGCAGCGCGACGGCGGTCGAGAGCAGGAACACGGCGAGGGTCGCGAGCGCCCGGTCCGGCCAGCCCTGTGCCCTCGCCCGCCGGGCTCTGCCCTCGATCGGAAGCAGGTTCATTCCGTCGCCGCCGACCGGGTCGTCGCCGACGTGCAGCGCCTTCGGCTCGAGCCCCTCCTGACGCAAGGCCGCAAGCAGCGGATCGACTTCCTTGCGCGTCACCAGCGCGAGCGCGGTGCGCAATTGGCGTCCGGCCGGGTCGCGGCCGAGGACCGCGAAGTCGTAGTACACCTGCTCCGCCCTGAACGGCGTGTGGCGATCCATCTCGAACGCCAGCACCTCGCGCAGGTTCTTCTCGGCGGCGAGCGGCAGCGTCAGCGTGCGACGGAGCACCCGCGTCGGCGGAACGTGCACGACGACGTCGTGCACGGGCGCGCCGCAGGCCGTCCTGATCGCCTCGCCGGCCGCGCCGGGGTCCACGGGCATCGCCAGCTCGGCGATCCGGCGGTCCCCCGCGGGCTCGGTCAGCGTGAAGACCGCGGTCGCCCCGTCGAACTCGACGCGCAGCACTCTCCCGCGGCCGCGCAGGCGCTCGCGCAGCCGGCGCGGCAGCAGCGCGAGGAGCTCCTTCGCCCACCACGCGAGGAACGCATCGAGCCGTGCGCGGAGGGAAGCGCACGCCGCTCTCGCCGCCCGATGGAGCCCTTTCAGCTCCATGCCGCTTCTCCCTCGCGCGGTACCGTTGCCGGGAAGAGCTCGTCGCCGTCCGCGCGCCACTGGAGGATCGTGAACGCCGCCCCACGATCCCGATGACGGACGGCGACGATCGCCGTAACGTGGGCCGTCACGCCGTTCGGCGCGCGCGCCTGGGCGTGAATCGCGCAGGTCGCGTTTCGCAGACGCGCCGCTGCCCGTCGGTCGCTTGCGGCGTCGTCGCCGCCCGCCGGCAAGGGCGGCCGCGCCGCGCCGACCGATTCGTCGGCGGCCGCGAGCGCGAGCCGCACGAGCGGCGACGCGAGCCGGGGGTCGACGTCGGGCCGGCGCGCGTGGACGGTCAGGGCCGGTTTCAGCCTGCGGTAGAGCGCCGGCGACATGCCGAGCACGAGCTGGAGCTCCTCGACGCTGTCGAAGTGCGCGTCCTTCGCGCCGTAGGCCATCCCGGCCGCCAGGTATTCCCGGTCCTCCGCGCCGTCCGGGCGCGTCAGGTCGTCCGCGTCGCGCCAGTCGAGAATCGCGGCCACCACCCGGCGACGCTCGCCCTCCGCCGACCCGACCGCCTGCAGCAGCCCGTCGAGCAGGCGGGCGCGCGCGAGGTTGAGATCCAGCTTGCCGGCCTCGTCCTCGATAACGACCCGTACGGTGCTGTGGCCGATCTCCCGCTCCGGGACGGCACCGTGCGCCGGTTCGCCCTCGCGCGCGAGCAGGGACAGGATGGCGAGGTGCAGCGCGCCTTCGGCCGCATGCCGCGCCTGGGCCTGCGCGAGCAGGTTCCCGGCCAGCCTGGCTTCGCCGCGCACGGTCGCGGATACCGCGCCCGCGACGATGGCGAGGAGCGCGACCACCCACAACACGGCGATCAACGCGATCCCGCGATGGTGGCCGCCGGCCGGCGGACCTTTCCGTTTTGCGGTTGCGACGCTCACGGCGGCACGCTCGCCTTGGGCGCCATCGTCAGCTCCTCCCGCACGTCCGCTCCCGCGCGCTCGAACCGCAGCCGCAACCGCACGAGGCGCGGCAGCTCGTCCTCGCGATCCCATCGCGAAACCCACTGCGGCGGCGGCCGATCGGGCTCCGCGCGACCGAGGTAGTCGAACTCCGCTTCCCGGAGCCCCTCGACGAGGACGAGGCTCTCGGGCGCCGCCGGATCGAAGCGGTCCCACTCTTCCGTCTGGAACAGCTCGGTCCGGAGGATCAGCCGGCTCGTACCCCGGTCCTCCGCCACTTCCACCGTGAACCAATACATTCCGCCGGGCCCGACGTGGGCCGGCAGGGGGCTGACGAACCGGAGCAGGCGGCGCTCGCCGGCGAAGCCGACGCGCGCCTCGCCGTCCGCTGCGAGAAACGCGAGCGGTTGCGCCTGCTCCAGCTGCCGCCGGAGGAACAGCTGAGCGAGTCGCGCGTCGTGCGCCGCCGTCGTTCGTTCTTCGATCGCCTCCCAGGCGCGCGGCCCCAGCCACAGCGCGCTCGCGAGCAGCGTCATCGCGGCGCCGAGCACCGCGAGCGCGACCAGGAGCTCGACGAGCGTGAACCCTTCCGCCCGCCCGGTTGCGATCGGCCCGCCGCGCGCGCTCATGCGCCGGACCCCAGACGCACGGTGGTGAGGGCGATCGAACGCGTTTCGTGCTCAGGGCCCCATCGCACTTCGAGCGTGACCTGGTATGGGACGAGCGCCGGCGGGGCGCCGGCATCGTGAACGACCATAAGCTCGACGCGCCGGCGCCAGCGGTATCGCCCCTCGATGGTGCCCGCGTCGGTTCCCGGACGCAGGGCGGCGCCGTCGATCTCGGCGAGCTTGGAGTCCGCGAGCATGACGGCGCGATCGTGCTCCGCGACGAGCGTCGCGCGGCGCGCGGCCGAGGCGAAAACCGGGTAGAGCGCGCCGAGCGCGAGCGCGAGGAGGGCGAGCGCCACCACGACCTCGAGCAGCGAGAACCCGGCAGCGCGCCTTCCCTGTCCGGCCGCTTCAGTCATGGATCGTCACCCGACCGGTGAGCCAGGCCACGTCGACGACGTAGGCGCGATTGCGCGCCGCCAGGGTGATCCGCCCGCCCGTGGAGCTGCCGTCGGGAAAAAAGCGAATCGACCCCGCGTCCCGGCTCGTCACCTCGCTTTGCGCGGTGTAGAGGCGGAGATCGAG is from Sulfurifustis variabilis and encodes:
- a CDS encoding PilN domain-containing protein — encoded protein: MELKGLHRAARAACASLRARLDAFLAWWAKELLALLPRRLRERLRGRGRVLRVEFDGATAVFTLTEPAGDRRIAELAMPVDPGAAGEAIRTACGAPVHDVVVHVPPTRVLRRTLTLPLAAEKNLREVLAFEMDRHTPFRAEQVYYDFAVLGRDPAGRQLRTALALVTRKEVDPLLAALRQEGLEPKALHVGDDPVGGDGMNLLPIEGRARRARAQGWPDRALATLAVFLLSTAVALPFVQKLNAAARLEREVAAARQEAQTAGEVRKELERRVAEEQSLVGRRRARPSVIEVLDEVTRLLPDSTWLNRLELSNGRVRLRGESADASGLATLIEHSALLRDASFDASVTRDVRNEQERFVLSATAVPSGQP
- a CDS encoding prepilin-type N-terminal cleavage/methylation domain-containing protein, whose amino-acid sequence is MTEAAGQGRRAAGFSLLEVVVALALLALALGALYPVFASAARRATLVAEHDRAVMLADSKLAEIDGAALRPGTDAGTIEGRYRWRRRVELMVVHDAGAPPALVPYQVTLEVRWGPEHETRSIALTTVRLGSGA
- a CDS encoding prepilin-type N-terminal cleavage/methylation domain-containing protein, whose translation is MSARGGPIATGRAEGFTLVELLVALAVLGAAMTLLASALWLGPRAWEAIEERTTAAHDARLAQLFLRRQLEQAQPLAFLAADGEARVGFAGERRLLRFVSPLPAHVGPGGMYWFTVEVAEDRGTSRLILRTELFQTEEWDRFDPAAPESLVLVEGLREAEFDYLGRAEPDRPPPQWVSRWDREDELPRLVRLRLRFERAGADVREELTMAPKASVPP
- a CDS encoding general secretion pathway protein GspK; translated protein: MSVATAKRKGPPAGGHHRGIALIAVLWVVALLAIVAGAVSATVRGEARLAGNLLAQAQARHAAEGALHLAILSLLAREGEPAHGAVPEREIGHSTVRVVIEDEAGKLDLNLARARLLDGLLQAVGSAEGERRRVVAAILDWRDADDLTRPDGAEDREYLAAGMAYGAKDAHFDSVEELQLVLGMSPALYRRLKPALTVHARRPDVDPRLASPLVRLALAAADESVGAARPPLPAGGDDAASDRRAAARLRNATCAIHAQARAPNGVTAHVTAIVAVRHRDRGAAFTILQWRADGDELFPATVPREGEAAWS
- the gspM gene encoding type II secretion system protein GspM is translated as MIERLTPAQSRAAALALLALAAALGYLAAVAPVIGLYRHYDERIADLTHRLGQYRALAATRAANQRALDQLTRRDLAKRYALAERKPALASAEVQGIVKRAVERARGELLSTQAANGQPGDGFAEVTVKVRMRGGIESLRQVLHALESSRPILVLDNVVIEPAAARRAPGPGTTGQELSISFDVSGYARGPTA